The following DNA comes from Candidatus Poribacteria bacterium.
ACCGAAACGTTGGAGGCTTCTCGTTCAATTTGTGTCTGTTCTTGTGCGATAATCTCGTCTATCTGACCCGTCCAGATCTCAGGGATTTGATTAAATCCTGCACGCTCATAGTTTTCAGTGATAATGTCTTTACCGAAGGCATGAAGTGTTCGGATGACAGGTTTTGATGATGTGAGTTCCCGAAGGATTCGCGTCTCCATCTCTTCAACGGCTTTTCTATTAAAGGCAATAGCGAGGATTTGTGAAGGTGGGATGTTATGCGTCTGGACAAGGTTCAGAATCCGTGCCGTTACGACTGTCGTTTTGCCGCTACCGGGTCCCGCGATGACGATAGCAGGACCCGTGCCGTGATTCACGGCTTTTTCTTGGTTTCTATCAAGTCTCATAAAATTCACTTCGGCATGCGCCGCACCCATAGCAGTAACGCCACATTCATCGCGCCAATAAAGCCGAAAACATAGGATTGGATGCCTACTAACGTGTCAACGGATCGGATCAGGAAAGGACAAAGAATCGGTAAGCCGAGTGCCACACAGGTGTAAAAGGTCAGAAGTTTTGCACCTTTCGCTTCCCAGAAGGTTATCTGCCGCCTTAAAACCTGTAGATACGATTGATCCCATAGACGAGATGTCCACTTCCCCTGCATGAAACCTAAACCGATGCCTAAGCCGTAGCCGAAACTCGACCATCGGAGATCAATTCGCACATCCTGTGAAACGATAAACGCCCAAAGCAGTTGTCCTAACACCGAAAGAACGATGAATGCCCAGAAGACAGGCAATTTCATATAAAATGGGAGTAGCCGCCGATATAACTTATTTGGCATTTTTTAATTTATCGTTAAGGAAAATTAGAAAAAACGTAATTAACCGCGTTTTTGAAGATAACCAATCCGTCGCCTTCTTCAGAACCGATCTCTTGGGTGTTAGCAGGGTTCCGGGTCCAACGCGGATGATTCCATTTCGTGAGGAACCGTTCTGGATGGGGCATTAATCCGAAAATTTTGCCCGTTGCATCACAGATACCCGCAATATCGCTATCGGAACCGTTCGGATTGTTAGGGTATCTATTCCCGGCATACCGAAACACGACCTGATCGTTGGCTTCTAATTCTGAGAGCACCTTCGCGGGGGCAGTAAATCTACCTTCAGCATGCGCAACGGGGAGATACACACGCGCTTTGACTCCGGTTGTAAAGACACACGGACTCTCTTGTGTTTCCAGATCCACCCACCGACACTCGAATTTCGCTGAGGTATTCATCGCTAATGTGGCGCGCTGCCTCATCTCTGATGTCCCGTTACCGGGCAGTAAGCCTGTTCGCACAAGTACTTGAAACCCGTTGCAGATGCCGATTATTAACTTGCCATCTTCGACAAATCGATGCAACGCGTCTGTCAGTTTGTGTTTCATCTCGACGGCTAACAGGATACCCGCCGCAATGTCATCGCCGTAGGAGAATCCACCGGGAATCGCGAGAATTTGATAGTCGGCAAGGTTAACTTTGTCTGATATGAGGTGTTGGATATGGACCAACGCTGTCTCTGCACCCGCGAGTTGGAACGCTACATCGGTTTCGGCATCGCAGTTTGTGCCTGCAGTCCGTAAAATGAGTGCCTTTGGTTTCATATTTTTAACTTTCCTTGCGGTTTTTTAATTATTCCTTGCGGTTCGGTCAGGTGAGTTGGGTGAATAACGTTCATTGACGTATATCCGCCTGCGTGTTTTTGCTTGGGGTTTTTGATAGGGGTCTTTGCTTGGGCATTTCTGCGTGTTTCTGCGTATTTCTGCGTATTGTTGCAGGCTACACGCTTGGGTACACTTTCTAAACATTCCTTGCGGTTCGGTCAGATGGGTTGGAGGCTTCAATCGTCTTTCCGTACATCCGCGCTCCACTTCGTTTCCTGCTTGTTTTTTTGTAGGTGCATGTTTCCAAATATAGTTGCGACGTGACTAAAAACCTGCAAGGACAACGGACGCAGCAGCCCAAGAGTAATCGCTAAAAAAATAAAACACCTACTTTAGATTATGAAAGGTTCGTTAACGATTGGAAGACTGCAAGGACAACGGACGCAGCAGCCCAAGAGCAATCGCTAAAAAACTTGCCAGGCAGATTTGAGCGTATGGATAGACGTTTCAACGATCGAGCGTCCACTCTTTCCCTTGATAACGAATTCGGAGGTGTCTGAAACCGTGCCAAGACAGCCAATCGGTATTCCCACCATGTGGTTTTCATAGGCATGTTGATGCTGGGGTTCTATCTCTACAAGAAAACGGCTATTTGATTCT
Coding sequences within:
- the purQ gene encoding phosphoribosylformylglycinamidine synthase I, which translates into the protein MKPKALILRTAGTNCDAETDVAFQLAGAETALVHIQHLISDKVNLADYQILAIPGGFSYGDDIAAGILLAVEMKHKLTDALHRFVEDGKLIIGICNGFQVLVRTGLLPGNGTSEMRQRATLAMNTSAKFECRWVDLETQESPCVFTTGVKARVYLPVAHAEGRFTAPAKVLSELEANDQVVFRYAGNRYPNNPNGSDSDIAGICDATGKIFGLMPHPERFLTKWNHPRWTRNPANTQEIGSEEGDGLVIFKNAVNYVFSNFP